A portion of the Micromonospora vinacea genome contains these proteins:
- a CDS encoding VOC family protein produces the protein MNHIGVPVSDLARSVRWYEDVLGIAPNGVTISATNPAIGAVVEVENASMRASFALAGDNVLLELIQYDSPQPRPFTGRNCDVGVMHLCFEVDDLDAAHRDLVERGVHVNADPVVLQDGDGVEAGALAGTKILYLRDPDGIQLELFELPS, from the coding sequence ATGAATCACATCGGAGTGCCGGTCAGCGATTTGGCGCGGTCGGTGAGGTGGTACGAGGATGTCCTCGGCATCGCGCCGAACGGCGTGACGATCTCGGCGACGAACCCGGCGATCGGTGCGGTTGTCGAGGTCGAGAACGCGTCGATGCGGGCATCCTTCGCGTTGGCCGGTGACAACGTCCTGCTGGAACTCATCCAGTACGACAGCCCGCAGCCGAGGCCCTTCACCGGGCGCAACTGTGACGTTGGGGTGATGCACCTGTGTTTTGAGGTCGACGACCTCGACGCGGCGCACCGCGACCTGGTAGAGCGGGGGGTGCACGTCAACGCCGATCCGGTCGTGCTCCAGGACGGCGATGGCGTCGAAGCGGGGGCGCTGGCCGGGACGAAGATCCTCTACCTACGTGACCCCGACGGCATCCAGCTGGAACTGTTCGAGTTGCCCTCGTAG
- a CDS encoding helix-turn-helix transcriptional regulator: MNDLGAALRAWRDRMDPAAVGLTNASPRRVAGLRRGELAALAGISPEYVARLEQGRAATPSAQVCTTLARALRLSDDEEAHLMRLAGFAAAPDRIPHLIPTSLHRVIDHLDDTPVAVYDAVWRLLHWNRLFAAVFGDPAGATADDRNALIVQFESRNPRVRQTDTERAYFEQSLVADLRATSARYPNDPDVAALISRMAGNDRFCHLWALRAVAHHESAHKTAVHPDVGAIPLDANVLTTQNTDLRLVVLTPRPDTTARDKLDRLG, encoded by the coding sequence ATGAATGACCTCGGCGCCGCGCTGCGGGCCTGGCGGGATCGCATGGATCCGGCCGCGGTCGGCCTCACGAACGCATCACCTCGCCGCGTCGCCGGGCTACGGCGCGGTGAGCTGGCAGCACTGGCCGGCATCTCCCCCGAATACGTGGCACGCCTCGAACAGGGCCGGGCCGCCACACCATCGGCGCAGGTGTGCACCACCCTGGCCCGCGCGCTACGACTCTCCGACGACGAGGAGGCGCACCTGATGCGCCTTGCCGGCTTCGCCGCGGCCCCGGACCGGATACCCCACCTGATCCCCACCAGCCTGCACCGCGTCATTGACCACCTCGACGACACCCCGGTGGCCGTCTACGACGCCGTGTGGCGGCTGCTGCACTGGAACCGGCTGTTCGCAGCCGTCTTCGGCGACCCCGCCGGCGCCACCGCCGACGATCGCAACGCCTTGATCGTCCAGTTCGAATCCCGAAACCCCCGAGTCCGCCAGACCGACACCGAGCGCGCCTACTTCGAGCAGTCGTTGGTGGCAGACCTGCGCGCGACCAGCGCCCGCTATCCAAACGATCCCGACGTGGCGGCACTGATCTCGCGCATGGCCGGGAACGACAGGTTCTGCCACCTCTGGGCCCTCCGCGCGGTGGCCCATCACGAGAGCGCGCACAAGACCGCCGTACACCCGGACGTGGGCGCCATCCCGCTGGACGCCAACGTCCTGACCACCCAAAACACCGACCTGCGCCTCGTGGTCCTCACGCCTCGGCCCGACACCACCGCTCGCGACAAGCTGGATCGACTGGGTTGA